A portion of the Pseudoalteromonas luteoviolacea genome contains these proteins:
- a CDS encoding ethylbenzene dehydrogenase-related protein, with product MERQTFIVLHVLAIVTVIGSMLTGFRISIVSQDWFAAVSILLPQGLIHAWHLGFAVGLTLLATAYVGYSLRAPFRSYPSIYHKCINYLGYLSICLIVLSGWAVWANFHSHYARGIHQVAMWLMVSYFILHAWIYILQKGRGVFGAILPKRFKFAHIAITLCLVTLGLFIHTFTLNTSHQLEVQTIADNVFIDIDGKASEAQWQLAPTFKVTTIGGANFENGSTEVSIKALANQYESYFLISWQDKSKSTNHLPLLKTADGWQVQENGFYRFDERTFYEDKFAVMLSEGCQAAGDNTYHAGSKPLKDKPKNWHGKGYHASLDGKVRDLWHWKAVRTNDMYLADDNFIGPPSEHLKGKRRYSAGYQADGKESGAYVMNWQWYSNTGISPKRLPIHVQSHQAVLPWFGSKPYQHQQDIYPIGTFLPSVLYRSNRFEGDRADVRARGEWQDGRWTLELVRKHNTQSKYDIPLKTGTCMWVSAFDHAQIAHTRHIKAIKLRYAL from the coding sequence ATGGAAAGACAAACTTTTATTGTCTTACATGTACTTGCCATTGTAACGGTTATCGGCAGTATGTTAACAGGCTTTAGAATTTCAATTGTCAGCCAAGATTGGTTCGCGGCTGTATCAATATTACTCCCACAAGGGTTAATACATGCGTGGCACCTTGGATTTGCAGTGGGGTTAACTCTGCTTGCCACCGCATATGTAGGGTATTCTTTGCGTGCACCTTTTCGAAGCTACCCATCCATTTATCATAAATGTATTAATTACTTAGGATACCTAAGCATTTGTCTTATCGTGCTCTCTGGGTGGGCTGTTTGGGCAAACTTTCATAGCCATTATGCGCGCGGTATTCACCAAGTTGCCATGTGGTTAATGGTTAGCTATTTCATACTTCACGCTTGGATTTATATATTGCAAAAAGGACGTGGCGTATTTGGTGCAATATTGCCCAAACGATTTAAGTTCGCACACATTGCCATCACACTTTGTCTAGTGACACTGGGATTGTTTATCCACACATTCACATTGAATACAAGCCACCAGCTTGAAGTACAAACAATCGCTGACAACGTCTTTATCGATATCGATGGTAAAGCTTCAGAGGCACAATGGCAGCTCGCACCAACGTTTAAAGTCACTACCATAGGCGGCGCGAACTTTGAAAATGGCAGCACTGAAGTGTCTATCAAAGCACTGGCGAATCAATATGAAAGTTACTTTCTCATCTCATGGCAAGACAAATCAAAAAGTACCAATCATTTACCACTACTAAAAACAGCTGATGGTTGGCAAGTACAAGAAAACGGTTTTTATCGCTTCGATGAACGCACATTTTATGAAGATAAATTTGCCGTCATGCTCTCCGAAGGTTGCCAAGCCGCAGGTGACAACACCTATCACGCTGGTAGTAAACCACTGAAAGATAAACCGAAGAATTGGCATGGTAAGGGGTATCACGCCAGCCTAGATGGCAAAGTCAGAGATCTATGGCATTGGAAAGCGGTTAGAACCAATGACATGTACCTTGCTGATGACAACTTTATTGGACCACCCAGTGAACACCTCAAGGGCAAACGTCGTTACTCAGCAGGTTACCAAGCCGACGGAAAAGAAAGTGGCGCTTATGTTATGAACTGGCAATGGTATAGCAATACAGGAATATCACCTAAGCGTTTACCTATACATGTGCAATCCCATCAAGCAGTACTACCTTGGTTTGGCTCAAAGCCCTACCAACATCAACAAGATATCTATCCTATTGGGACTTTTTTGCCATCGGTTTTGTATCGTTCTAACCGGTTTGAAGGTGACAGAGCGGATGTCAGAGCAAGAGGAGAATGGCAAGACGGGCGCTGGACATTAGAGTTAGTTCGCAAGCACAACACCCAATCTAAATATGATATCCCACTGAAAACAGGAACCTGTATGTGGGTATCAGCGTTTGACCACGCACAGATTGCACACACTCGGCATATAAAGGCGATAAAATTGAGGTATGCACTATGA
- a CDS encoding sensor domain-containing diguanylate cyclase: MEKIAVEAVDSGYVIDSMTDIVACLNTSDSIQRFLLDIHCILQKVTYADNFYVVLYQENGNLSFPYFHDVKDDIEAEELENLSLDDISHSLTAFALKSHKVCNFNQSEIEQLIEIGEVNILGSVPMQWLCFPLVNRSQHLGAFIIQSYRKENEYSGMIVDVLYTISHVISSALDAFNNQQALIEANKSLQSYQTELEHKVQERTSELKESLTKLEHEIEVRESLQQQLEHDSLHDSLTGLANRKYLFKELERLSARSQRGDILVYVLYLDLDDFKPINDNHGHQSGDLVLKTVSERLNQTLRSYDFVCRLGGDEFVVMLTEKIDKQSLNQLAERMLKSLSSPITLESGVEVQCGCSIGIASVINQSFDAQALIHDADLALYEAKGKGKNQIYFAK; the protein is encoded by the coding sequence ATGGAAAAAATAGCTGTAGAAGCAGTAGACAGCGGCTATGTGATCGATAGCATGACGGATATAGTAGCGTGTTTGAATACATCAGATTCAATACAACGCTTTTTATTGGATATTCATTGCATATTACAAAAAGTGACTTATGCAGACAATTTTTACGTGGTCTTGTACCAAGAAAATGGTAATTTATCTTTTCCATACTTTCATGATGTTAAAGACGATATCGAGGCAGAAGAGTTAGAGAATTTGTCTTTAGACGATATTTCACATTCATTGACAGCCTTTGCCTTGAAATCACATAAAGTGTGTAATTTCAATCAATCAGAAATTGAACAGTTAATTGAGATTGGTGAAGTAAACATCTTGGGCTCAGTACCCATGCAGTGGCTTTGTTTTCCGTTGGTCAATCGCAGTCAGCACCTCGGGGCATTCATTATTCAATCTTATCGAAAAGAAAATGAATATTCAGGCATGATTGTTGATGTCTTGTATACCATTAGCCATGTGATCTCATCAGCACTCGATGCATTTAATAATCAGCAAGCCTTGATTGAAGCGAATAAATCATTACAAAGCTACCAGACAGAGCTTGAGCATAAGGTGCAGGAAAGGACGTCAGAACTAAAAGAAAGCTTAACGAAGCTTGAACATGAGATAGAAGTGAGAGAGTCTCTCCAGCAGCAGCTTGAGCACGATTCTCTGCATGATAGCTTGACTGGGCTTGCCAATCGGAAATATTTATTCAAGGAATTAGAGCGTTTATCTGCGCGTTCGCAACGCGGAGATATTCTTGTTTATGTGCTGTACCTTGACCTAGATGATTTTAAACCTATCAATGATAATCACGGTCATCAAAGCGGAGATTTGGTCCTTAAAACAGTGAGTGAGCGACTCAATCAGACCCTAAGAAGTTATGACTTTGTATGTCGTTTGGGAGGAGATGAATTTGTCGTGATGTTGACGGAAAAAATAGACAAGCAATCCTTAAATCAACTGGCTGAGCGCATGTTAAAGTCGTTATCATCCCCGATCACTCTAGAGTCTGGAGTAGAAGTACAATGTGGTTGCAGTATTGGTATCGCTTCTGTGATCAATCAATCTTTCGATGCGCAAGCTTTGATCCATGATGCGGATCTGGCTTTGTATGAAGCGAAAGGAAAAGGGAAAAATCAAATTTATTTTGCCAAGTAA
- a CDS encoding DUF2066 domain-containing protein, whose amino-acid sequence MAQKLFFICLFWMCNFAFAIEVTDLYEATLVVDDKTRATRAKASQDALDQVIKKLTGKAGHSNHPLIKKSKRRISDYMLKYEYIEHANQELKIRVRFEAEKVENLVRESGFGLWGNRRPLIAIWLVIEDNLRRDFVTQESYPQLERLIYDTAAEWGIPVVVPLMDLTDRSQVGIAEVWGNFSEPVEAASARYNAERVITGRLFKQPNSSSWQLDWRYTDAEMFESVQLVGDKQQLLISMINDMSAALASEYIIDPTKSYATNSTVITVDGLRTFDKIERAKRELLTISTVNSVDVVYRSKQQVQFEVEHLSSVSDLQKSLKLEQSFEVYVDPRAFHQVVSSENLRYSWVGQQ is encoded by the coding sequence ATGGCACAAAAACTCTTCTTTATCTGTCTATTTTGGATGTGCAACTTTGCCTTTGCGATAGAAGTGACGGATCTTTACGAGGCAACGCTAGTAGTGGACGACAAAACGCGCGCCACGCGAGCTAAGGCAAGTCAAGATGCGTTGGATCAGGTGATTAAAAAACTCACTGGGAAGGCCGGGCATAGCAATCACCCATTGATTAAAAAAAGCAAAAGGCGTATTTCAGACTACATGCTTAAGTACGAATATATTGAGCATGCCAACCAAGAGCTAAAAATTAGAGTACGCTTTGAGGCTGAGAAAGTAGAAAACTTGGTGCGAGAGAGTGGTTTTGGGCTTTGGGGTAACCGACGTCCTCTGATTGCTATTTGGTTAGTGATAGAAGATAACCTGAGGCGCGACTTTGTGACTCAAGAGAGCTACCCTCAATTAGAGCGACTTATTTATGATACGGCAGCAGAGTGGGGGATCCCCGTTGTCGTGCCACTCATGGATTTAACTGATCGTTCGCAGGTTGGTATCGCAGAAGTATGGGGTAATTTCTCTGAACCTGTTGAAGCCGCATCGGCCCGTTACAATGCTGAGCGCGTGATCACAGGGCGCTTGTTCAAGCAACCTAACTCGAGTAGTTGGCAACTGGACTGGCGTTACACCGATGCTGAGATGTTTGAATCGGTGCAACTTGTGGGTGACAAACAGCAATTATTAATTTCTATGATCAATGATATGTCGGCGGCGCTTGCCAGTGAATATATCATTGACCCAACCAAGTCTTACGCCACGAATAGTACGGTGATCACCGTCGATGGACTGAGAACATTTGATAAAATAGAGCGCGCGAAAAGAGAGTTATTGACCATTAGTACCGTGAATAGTGTTGATGTTGTTTATCGAAGTAAACAGCAAGTTCAATTTGAAGTAGAGCATTTATCTTCGGTGTCTGATTTACAAAAATCGCTTAAGCTAGAGCAGTCTTTCGAAGTCTATGTTGATCCACGGGCTTTTCATCAGGTTGTTAGCTCTGAAAACTTAAGGTATAGCTGGGTAGGGCAGCAATAA
- the hda gene encoding DnaA regulatory inactivator Hda, translating to MLDPMQLALPVTLPDDETFTSYFGGEKSLEVTHLKNALSDIQSDFQFTYLCGLADSGKSHLLYATCIHAQELGLSTILLSLREVINFGPAVLEGLDALDVVCIDDVHLVAGNEAMEKALFNFFNRFNEAGKCLVMTADLLPNMLNIELPDLESRLAWGTTFQIRSMSDDDKAEALVKRAHMRGLELSDECARFLLTRLSRDMRALLDVLDKLDHASMAAQRKLTIPFIKATLKL from the coding sequence ATGTTAGATCCGATGCAGTTGGCTTTACCGGTAACACTGCCTGATGATGAGACGTTTACGTCTTACTTTGGTGGTGAAAAATCACTTGAAGTGACGCATTTGAAAAACGCGTTAAGTGATATTCAATCAGATTTTCAATTTACTTATTTATGTGGCTTGGCAGATTCGGGCAAGTCACACTTGTTATATGCAACGTGTATTCATGCACAAGAGCTTGGCCTTTCAACGATATTATTATCACTTCGTGAAGTGATTAACTTTGGTCCTGCTGTGCTTGAAGGCTTGGATGCACTGGATGTAGTGTGTATTGATGATGTGCACTTAGTTGCTGGAAATGAAGCAATGGAGAAAGCACTGTTTAACTTTTTTAATCGTTTCAATGAAGCGGGTAAGTGCTTGGTGATGACTGCCGATCTTTTACCGAATATGCTCAATATTGAACTGCCCGACTTAGAGTCACGATTAGCGTGGGGGACAACCTTTCAAATCCGTTCAATGAGTGATGATGACAAAGCTGAGGCTTTGGTTAAGCGTGCACATATGCGTGGGCTTGAATTAAGTGATGAATGTGCACGATTTTTGTTGACCAGATTAAGCCGAGACATGCGTGCATTACTGGATGTTTTGGACAAGTTAGACCACGCATCTATGGCCGCACAGCGAAAACTTACCATTCCTTTTATAAAAGCAACGCTAAAGCTGTGA
- the pheS gene encoding phenylalanine--tRNA ligase subunit alpha encodes MNLENILAQALEAVSSASEIAQLEEVRVNYLGKKGEITGLLKTLGKLAPEERKEAGQVINQAKNQVQTAINEKREALANAALEQKLAAETIDVTLPGRTAPTGGLHPVTRTIERIESFFGELGFAVKSGPEIEDDFHNFDALNIPEHHPARADHDTFYFNPKLVLRTQTSGVQIRTMEAEQPPLRIISPGRVYRNDYDQTHTPMFHQVEGLMVDENVSFTELKGILHDFLRNFFEEDMEIRFRPSYFPFTEPSAEVDVKGKNGKWLEVLGCGMVHPNVLRSVGIDPEKYTGFAFGMGVERLTMLRYGVNDLRAFFENDLKFLNQFR; translated from the coding sequence ATGAACTTAGAGAATATTTTAGCGCAAGCGCTTGAAGCCGTTTCAAGTGCCAGTGAGATTGCGCAACTTGAGGAAGTCAGAGTTAACTACCTTGGTAAAAAAGGTGAGATTACTGGGCTATTAAAAACCTTAGGCAAGCTAGCGCCAGAAGAGCGTAAAGAAGCGGGCCAAGTAATCAACCAGGCAAAGAACCAGGTACAAACTGCAATTAACGAAAAACGTGAAGCACTTGCAAATGCTGCCCTTGAGCAAAAATTAGCAGCTGAAACAATAGATGTGACTTTACCTGGGCGTACAGCGCCGACAGGTGGTCTGCACCCTGTAACACGTACAATTGAGCGTATTGAATCATTTTTTGGTGAGCTCGGGTTTGCAGTGAAATCAGGTCCTGAAATTGAGGATGATTTTCATAACTTTGATGCTTTGAATATTCCTGAGCATCACCCTGCGCGTGCTGACCACGATACGTTCTATTTTAATCCAAAGCTTGTTTTACGTACTCAGACAAGTGGCGTACAGATCCGCACGATGGAAGCTGAGCAGCCTCCACTTCGCATTATTTCTCCTGGACGTGTTTATCGTAACGACTACGACCAAACACACACTCCTATGTTCCATCAGGTTGAAGGCCTAATGGTTGATGAGAATGTGAGCTTTACTGAGCTCAAAGGTATTTTGCACGATTTCTTACGTAACTTCTTTGAAGAAGACATGGAAATTCGTTTCCGTCCTTCTTACTTCCCGTTCACTGAGCCTTCTGCTGAAGTAGATGTAAAAGGCAAAAATGGCAAATGGTTAGAAGTATTGGGTTGCGGCATGGTGCATCCAAATGTTTTACGTTCAGTCGGAATTGACCCTGAAAAATACACTGGTTTTGCCTTCGGTATGGGTGTAGAGCGCTTAACAATGTTACGTTACGGCGTGAACGACTTGCGTGCATTCTTCGAAAACGATTTAAAATTCCTAAACCAATTCAGATAA
- the pheT gene encoding phenylalanine--tRNA ligase subunit beta: MKFSEKWLREWVNPAIDTDALSEQLSMAGLEVDGVDPVAGDFDGVVIGEVVECGQHPDADKLRVTKVNVGEEELLDIVCGAANCRAGLKVAVAKVGAVLPGGFKIKKAKLRGQPSHGMLCAFEELGMAESSDGILELSADATIGQNIREYFALDDVTIDVDLTANRSDCLGIKGLAREVGVLNGIDVTEVAINAVEPTIDDKIEIELVDSDACPRYLGRVIKGINLDAESPLWLVEKLRRSGIRSIDPVVDVTNYVLLELGHPMHAFDLASISGGIKVRKAQQDEELVLLDGNTAKLNTSTLLIADHEKALAMAGIFGGEASGVKEGTQDILLESAFFNPLAIAGQARSYGLHTDASHRYERGVDHQLQRDAMERATALLLDIVGGEAGPVVEAVSDADLPAAKSVTLRRERLDRVIGYHIEDAKVTDILTRLGLEVSVEAGQWQAQVPSYRFDISIEEDLIEEVARVFGYNNIPNVAPTAALKMTDHQEASVPVSRFRNELVARGYQEAITYSFVDPKKQALLHPQSDALVLPHPISVEMSAMRVSLMPGLVNALVYNQNRQQSRIRFFEHGLKFIKDENAENGVRQSAVIGGIVYGNTHNEHWGIETRKADFFDIKGDVEALLAVCNDPARFSFKAEASDGLHPGQSAAIYADGVKVGFIGAIHPQLQKSLELNDTAFVFEVEVNAISQRKLPEAVNISKFPSNRRDIAILVADDVKIGDILESIEKVGGNQLVDLNLFDVYKGKGIEPDYKSLAIALTLQNVDKTLEEKDINEVVDRVVAELAKQFNASLRD, encoded by the coding sequence ATGAAATTTAGTGAAAAGTGGCTAAGAGAGTGGGTAAACCCTGCGATTGATACGGATGCTCTTTCTGAACAGCTTTCTATGGCAGGTTTAGAAGTCGATGGTGTAGATCCGGTAGCTGGTGATTTTGATGGTGTAGTCATCGGTGAAGTCGTTGAATGCGGTCAGCACCCAGATGCTGATAAGCTTCGCGTGACAAAAGTAAATGTTGGCGAAGAAGAACTACTAGACATCGTATGTGGCGCAGCAAATTGCCGTGCAGGTTTAAAAGTAGCGGTTGCTAAAGTTGGCGCGGTTTTACCTGGCGGCTTTAAAATTAAAAAAGCGAAGCTACGCGGTCAGCCTTCTCACGGTATGCTGTGTGCGTTTGAAGAGCTTGGTATGGCAGAAAGCTCTGATGGTATTTTAGAATTATCGGCTGATGCGACAATTGGTCAAAATATTCGTGAATATTTCGCACTTGATGATGTCACCATCGATGTTGATTTAACTGCAAACCGCAGTGACTGCCTAGGCATTAAAGGTCTTGCACGTGAAGTGGGCGTTTTAAACGGTATAGATGTAACCGAAGTTGCAATCAACGCAGTTGAGCCAACCATTGATGACAAGATTGAGATTGAGCTAGTAGATAGCGACGCATGTCCTCGTTATTTAGGTCGTGTTATCAAGGGTATTAACCTTGACGCTGAGTCACCACTTTGGTTGGTAGAAAAGTTGCGCCGCTCAGGTATCCGTTCAATCGATCCTGTTGTTGATGTCACAAACTACGTGTTACTTGAGCTAGGTCACCCAATGCATGCATTTGATTTAGCCTCTATCTCTGGTGGTATCAAAGTGCGTAAAGCACAGCAAGACGAAGAATTAGTTTTGTTAGATGGCAATACGGCTAAGCTTAATACATCAACATTACTGATTGCTGACCACGAAAAAGCACTGGCTATGGCGGGTATTTTTGGTGGTGAAGCATCTGGTGTTAAAGAAGGCACGCAAGACATTTTACTTGAAAGCGCATTCTTTAATCCACTCGCGATTGCTGGTCAAGCGCGTAGCTATGGTTTACATACTGATGCTTCTCACCGTTACGAGCGCGGTGTTGATCACCAGCTACAGCGTGACGCGATGGAGCGTGCGACTGCATTATTACTTGACATTGTTGGTGGTGAAGCGGGCCCAGTTGTTGAAGCTGTTTCTGATGCAGATTTACCAGCGGCTAAATCAGTAACACTTCGCCGTGAGCGTTTAGACCGTGTCATCGGTTATCACATTGAAGATGCGAAAGTAACGGACATTTTGACACGCCTTGGTCTTGAAGTATCGGTTGAAGCGGGTCAGTGGCAAGCACAAGTGCCAAGTTACCGTTTTGATATCAGTATTGAAGAAGATCTCATTGAAGAAGTGGCACGCGTATTTGGCTACAACAACATTCCAAATGTTGCGCCAACTGCAGCACTTAAAATGACAGATCACCAAGAGGCATCTGTACCAGTTTCTCGTTTCCGTAATGAGCTTGTTGCACGCGGTTACCAAGAAGCAATCACATATAGCTTCGTAGATCCTAAGAAGCAAGCGCTACTACATCCACAAAGCGATGCGCTTGTATTGCCACACCCGATTTCGGTTGAAATGTCGGCAATGCGTGTGAGTTTAATGCCGGGCCTTGTCAATGCATTAGTATATAACCAGAACCGTCAGCAATCACGTATTCGATTCTTTGAGCATGGTTTAAAGTTCATTAAAGATGAAAATGCAGAAAACGGTGTTCGTCAAAGTGCTGTGATTGGCGGTATTGTTTATGGCAATACGCATAATGAGCATTGGGGAATCGAAACTCGCAAGGCTGATTTCTTTGATATTAAAGGTGATGTTGAAGCATTACTTGCAGTTTGCAATGACCCTGCTAGATTTAGCTTTAAAGCAGAAGCGAGTGATGGTTTACATCCTGGTCAATCGGCAGCTATTTATGCTGATGGCGTTAAAGTTGGATTTATCGGTGCAATACACCCTCAACTACAAAAATCGCTGGAATTAAACGATACAGCGTTTGTATTTGAGGTGGAAGTGAATGCAATTTCACAAAGAAAGCTACCTGAAGCCGTTAATATCTCAAAATTTCCATCAAATCGCAGAGATATTGCTATTTTAGTTGCAGATGATGTAAAAATAGGCGATATTTTAGAAAGCATTGAGAAAGTTGGCGGAAATCAATTAGTTGACCTAAACTTATTCGATGTGTATAAGGGCAAAGGTATTGAACCTGATTATAAGAGTTTAGCCATTGCCCTAACCCTACAAAACGTTGATAAAACGCTCGAAGAGAAAGATATCAACGAAGTTGTAGACAGAGTCGTGGCCGAATTGGCCAAACAATTTAATGCATCGTTGAGGGACTAG
- the ihfA gene encoding integration host factor subunit alpha, with the protein MALTKADIAEHLFEKLGINKKDAKDLVEAFFEEIRSALENGEQVKLSGFGNFDLRDKKQRPGRNPKTGEDIPISARRVVTFRPGQKLKTRVEVGTSKNL; encoded by the coding sequence ATGGCGCTTACTAAAGCCGACATAGCTGAACACCTATTTGAAAAACTGGGGATAAATAAAAAGGATGCCAAAGACTTAGTTGAAGCGTTTTTTGAAGAAATCCGCTCAGCGCTTGAAAACGGAGAGCAGGTAAAGCTTTCTGGCTTTGGCAACTTTGACCTACGTGATAAAAAACAACGTCCAGGTCGAAACCCAAAAACTGGAGAAGATATACCTATTTCTGCAAGGCGCGTTGTAACTTTTCGACCAGGTCAGAAGTTAAAAACTCGTGTTGAAGTAGGCACAAGCAAAAACCTGTAA
- a CDS encoding EAL domain-containing protein, translated as MSQRLSAWTNRFKNVVVSWLICSFLFGLLSIFIYIQHAEFNKASIRAIAERVMIEFGTQLDNVDTFLHHADNIDVQCSDSAIWQMRQFVFKHPAVSEIGIVNPNGELICNSFGLLPSPMFISEPPKKRGLRYHGPIISEFLQVSAFVLARTRHDGYEVNALLPTDWINDMLHPSKYNGLDYIAIVDSDTGVPIFLQGEYSLPLGHALFPLLQSMELEKQFDDQTRKFLYLKPFPNVPQLSVLVTKNARFMGLPSPIWLMALCFMYSLSWLGLVLILNHYDKRVLSSRALLLSALTRHELFNVYQPLVDAQQQTVMGVEVLIRWMHPIEGELGPTYFVPEAERDGTILEMSLYQIDKAIADLRSVLAANPDFKVSFNVNGYLLGCPSYIKKLCEAKSVFHNLTIELTERDVLSETKIKSVLQRLKDLGVEIAIDDFGTGYCGLQYLQSFPIDLLKIDQSFVASIGLANLQSPVLNAVIEMADKLDKKLIAEGVETQLQANYLSARGVNVHQGWFYHKALRAGVLKKLLRG; from the coding sequence TTGAGTCAGAGATTATCTGCTTGGACCAATCGCTTTAAGAATGTTGTTGTTTCTTGGTTGATTTGCTCATTTCTTTTTGGTCTTCTATCCATTTTTATCTATATCCAACATGCTGAATTTAATAAAGCATCTATAAGGGCGATAGCTGAACGAGTGATGATTGAGTTTGGCACTCAGTTGGATAATGTGGATACCTTTTTACATCATGCCGATAACATAGATGTTCAATGCTCTGATTCAGCTATTTGGCAAATGCGGCAGTTTGTATTTAAACACCCAGCAGTGAGTGAAATAGGCATAGTTAACCCCAATGGAGAGCTAATTTGTAACTCGTTTGGATTACTGCCTTCGCCTATGTTTATCAGTGAACCCCCTAAAAAGCGAGGGCTTAGGTATCACGGGCCTATTATCTCTGAATTTTTACAGGTATCGGCATTTGTATTGGCAAGAACTCGACATGATGGTTATGAAGTGAATGCACTTTTACCTACTGATTGGATAAACGACATGCTCCATCCCAGTAAGTATAATGGCCTCGATTATATTGCAATTGTAGACAGTGATACAGGCGTGCCTATATTTTTGCAAGGTGAGTATAGTTTACCACTTGGCCACGCGCTTTTTCCATTATTGCAGAGTATGGAGTTGGAAAAACAGTTTGATGACCAAACGCGTAAATTTCTATATTTGAAACCGTTTCCAAATGTGCCTCAGCTGTCTGTATTGGTTACTAAGAATGCACGGTTTATGGGGCTACCCAGCCCAATCTGGCTAATGGCTCTGTGTTTTATGTATAGCTTGTCTTGGCTTGGTCTGGTCTTGATACTGAATCATTATGATAAACGTGTACTCAGCAGCCGGGCTCTATTGTTGAGTGCACTGACCCGTCATGAATTGTTCAATGTCTATCAGCCTCTGGTGGATGCACAGCAGCAAACTGTAATGGGTGTTGAAGTGTTGATCCGTTGGATGCATCCCATTGAAGGGGAGTTAGGGCCGACTTATTTTGTACCTGAAGCGGAGCGAGACGGTACGATATTAGAGATGTCACTGTATCAAATTGATAAAGCGATAGCGGATTTAAGATCTGTTTTAGCTGCTAACCCTGATTTTAAAGTGTCATTCAACGTGAACGGTTATTTACTAGGATGTCCGAGCTATATAAAAAAACTGTGTGAAGCTAAGTCGGTTTTCCATAATTTAACGATTGAACTTACTGAACGTGATGTATTGTCTGAAACGAAAATCAAGTCTGTCTTACAACGTCTGAAAGATTTGGGGGTTGAAATTGCAATCGACGATTTCGGGACAGGCTATTGTGGTTTGCAATATTTGCAAAGCTTTCCAATTGATCTTCTCAAAATAGATCAAAGCTTTGTTGCCTCCATCGGGCTTGCTAACTTGCAATCTCCAGTTTTAAACGCAGTGATAGAAATGGCTGACAAATTGGATAAAAAGTTAATTGCAGAAGGTGTTGAGACACAATTGCAAGCTAACTACTTGAGCGCGCGAGGTGTGAATGTACATCAAGGGTGGTTTTACCATAAGGCGTTAAGAGCTGGGGTATTAAAAAAGCTGCTTAGAGGTTGA